From a region of the Marmota flaviventris isolate mMarFla1 chromosome 13, mMarFla1.hap1, whole genome shotgun sequence genome:
- the Foxb2 gene encoding forkhead box protein B2, producing MPRPGKSSYSDQKPPYSYISLTAMAIQHSAEKMLPLSDIYKFIMERFPYYREHTQRWQNSLRHNLSFNDCFIKIPRRPDQPGKGSFWALHPDCGDMFENGSFLRRRKRFKVLRADHAHLHAGSTKGAPGAGPAGHLHPHHPHHPHHHHHHHHAATHHHHHHHPPQPPPPPPPPHMVHYFHQQPPPAPQPPPHLPSQAPQQPPQQSQPQQPSHPGKMQEAAAVAAAAAAAAAAAVGSVGRLSQFPPYGLGSAAAAAAAAAASTTGFKHPFAIENIIGRDYKGVLQAGGLPLASVMHHLGYPVPGQLSNVVSSVWPHVGVMDSVAAAAAAAAAAGVPVGPEYGAFGVPVKALCHSASQSLPAVPVPIKPTPALPPVTALPPALTVPAASQQPPTPTAVCSASTASPAASLLEPTAPSAAESKSGSLHSVLVHS from the coding sequence ATGCCGCGGCCGGGAAAGAGTTCGTACAGTGACCAAAAGCCGCCCTATTCGTACATCTCGCTGACCGCCATGGCCATTCAGCACTCGGCGGAGAAGATGCTGCCGCTGAGCGACATTTACAAGTTCATCATGGAGCGCTTCCCCTACTACCGTGAGCACACTCAGCGCTGGCAGAACAGCCTGCGCCACAACCTCTCCTTCAACGACTGTTTCATCAAGATCCCGAGGCGGCCAGACCAGCCGGGTAAGGGTAGCTTCTGGGCGCTGCACCCCGACTGCGGCGACATGTTTGAGAACGGCAGCTTCCTGCGGCGCCGCAAGCGCTTCAAGGTGCTGCGCGCGGACCACGCTCACCTGCATGCTGGAAGCACCAAGGGCGCGCCAGGAGCGGGACCCGCAGGTCACCTGcatccccaccacccccaccacccgcaccaccaccatcaccatcatcacgctgccacacaccaccaccatcaccaccacccgccccagccgcccccgcccccgcccccgccgcacATGGTGCACTATTTCCACCAGCAGCCGCCTCCTGCTCCGCAGCCTCCACCGCACCTCCCGTCGCAGGCCCCGCAACAGCCGCCCCAGCAGTCGCAGCCTCAACAGCCGTCTCACCCCGGCAAGATGCAGGAGGCGGctgcggtggcggcggcggcggcggcggcggcggcagccgCGGTGGGCAGCGTGGGGCGCCTGTCTCAATTCCCACCCTACGGGCTGGGTTCGGCCGCGGCCGCCGCCGCAGCTGCAGCCGCGTCCACCACCGGCTTCAAGCACCCGTTCGCCATCGAGAACATCATCGGCCGGGACTACAAGGGCGTGCTACAGGCTGGCGGGCTGCCCTTAGCATCTGTCATGCACCACCTGGGCTACCCAGTGCCAGGTCAGCTCAGCAACGTCGTGAGCTCGGTGTGGCCTCACGTTGGCGTCATGGATTCGGtggccgctgccgccgccgccgccgccgcagccgGGGTCCCGGTAGGCCCAGAGTACGGGGCATTCGGGGTGCCAGTCAAGGCCCTGTGCCACTCAGCAAGCCAGAGCCTGCCGGCTGTTCCGGTGCCCATCAAGCCTACACCTGCGCTACCACCCGTGACCGCGCTGCCGCCGGCGCTCACTGTCCCGGCGGCTTCACAGCAGCCGCCAACGCCAACTGCGGTGTGCTCTGCCTCCACAGCCTCGCCCGCAGCCTCTTTGCTGGAGCCCACCGCTCCAAGCGCGGCGGAGAGCAAGAGCGGCTCCCTGCACTCGGTTCTGGTGCACTCCTAA